The genomic interval CGATCCAGCAAGAGGCCATCCTGCAGGCCATCGATCTTGGCAAGACTGTAGTTGGCGATATCGAATTGTTCGCGCGGCTGGTGGACAAGCCCGTTATCGCGATTACCGGCTCCAACGGCAAGAGCACGGTTACCACCCTGGTCGGTAAAATGATCGGGCTTGACAATAAAACGGTTGCGGTGGGTGGCAACATCGGCACTGCGGCACTGGATTTGTTGGAACAGAATCCGGATTTCTATGTACTGGAGTTGTCAAGCTATCAACTCGAGACCACGACGTCGCTGCAACCGCGGGTTGCGGCCCTGCTTAATCTCTGTGAAGACCACCTCGATCGTTATCCAGGGTACGCTGAATACATCCAGACCAAGTTGCGTATCTATAATAACGCTGGTTTGTGTGTCAGCAATCTTGACGACGAGGTGACGCGTCATGATGCCGGAGATATTACATTCAGTCTGAATCCCGACTCGGACGCTGAGTTCCGGGTGCTCGAGCGTGACGGATTGTGGTTGGCTCACCGCGATGAACCCTGGATACAGGTTAATGATATCAAGTTGACCGGTCGTCACAACTGGGCCAACTGCCTGGCCTCGATGGCAATCGCGCACAGCGTCGGCATCTCCAGGGCAGCCATTGTTGCTGCTATGGAAACGTTTGCTGGTATTCCGCATCGTGGTCAATGGATCGCCGAAATCGATGGCGTTGAATGGATTAATGATTCCAAGGCGACCAATGTTGGTGCTGCACAGGCCTCGATCGAGGGGCGTGAACGTCCGGTCATATTGATAGCCGGAGGGCAGTCGAAGGGTGCTGACATGACTGTCATGTCAGAGACGATCAGGCAGAAGGTTAAACTGGCATTACTGTTGGGAGAGGATGCCGACCGCCTGCAGCAGGCCTGGCAGGATATTACCCGGATCGAACGGGTACGAGATATGCAGGAAGCCGTGCAGCGCGCTCACGAGTTTGCCAGCAGCGGCGATTGTGTGTTGCTGGCGCCTGCCTGCGCAAGTTTTGATATGTACCCGAAATTCGAGGCACGCGGCGACGATTTCATGCAGCGTGTGCAGGAGCTGGCATGTTGACTAGCCAGGCCATCAGAACCGACAACACGGCCGTACGTCCGGGTTTTGAGCTGGCGCCGGAATATGACCGCGTTACGCTATTGCTCTACGTAACGCTGATCTGTATCGGGCTGGTGATGGTGACTTCGGCATCGATTGGCATTGCAGATCAACAAAACCACGATCCTTTCTATTTCGCCAAACGCCAGGTCCTGCGGATTTTATTGAGCCTCGCATTGATGTGGTTTGCCTGC from Gammaproteobacteria bacterium carries:
- the murD gene encoding UDP-N-acetylmuramoyl-L-alanine--D-glutamate ligase, with translation MLNVSQQKTALADVNYLVVGLGVTGYSVARYLLGHGYRCKLQDTRELTPQLVKLNAEFDTVDFNAGPLDKGLIEWAEVLVVSPGLSIQQEAILQAIDLGKTVVGDIELFARLVDKPVIAITGSNGKSTVTTLVGKMIGLDNKTVAVGGNIGTAALDLLEQNPDFYVLELSSYQLETTTSLQPRVAALLNLCEDHLDRYPGYAEYIQTKLRIYNNAGLCVSNLDDEVTRHDAGDITFSLNPDSDAEFRVLERDGLWLAHRDEPWIQVNDIKLTGRHNWANCLASMAIAHSVGISRAAIVAAMETFAGIPHRGQWIAEIDGVEWINDSKATNVGAAQASIEGRERPVILIAGGQSKGADMTVMSETIRQKVKLALLLGEDADRLQQAWQDITRIERVRDMQEAVQRAHEFASSGDCVLLAPACASFDMYPKFEARGDDFMQRVQELAC